Within the Sulfurospirillum barnesii SES-3 genome, the region AGACCTTGTGGGCATGCTACTTTGTGTGATTTTTTTGTTTGCGCTCACCTATGGCATTATCGAAGCAGGGGTAAAAAGTTTAAGCGATGCAACGGTTCAGATAAGCCTTATCATAGGGCTAACCGTTTGTGCTCTTTTTATCTTTTGGGAGAGACGATGCTCTCACGCAATGATTCCTTTTGAGCTTTTTAAAAAACGTACCTTCACCATTCCCTCTTTTGCAATTGCGCTCATTGTTTTTGGGATGGTTGGCTCCATGTTTTTCTTTTCACAACTCTTCCAAACCGTACAAGGCTACAGCGCTTTACAAGCAGGTTTATTGCTGATGCCTATGACCTTAGGCGTTGCAATAGGCTCTAAAATTTCACCCAATGCCCTCAAAGCCTATGGCATGCCTTTGAGTATTGGTGGCGGCATTATTATCTCAGCCCTAGGCATGGTACTTTTTGTGTTCACGATTACGATACATATGCCACTTTGGGCAATTCTGGTTGGATTTTTAATTCAAGGATTTGGGATGGGTCTTTCTATGCCACCTTCGACACATTCGATTATGAGCTCTATTCCAAAAGAAAAAGCAGGTGTAGGCAGTGCTCTTAATGACACCACCATTGAGCTTTCTGCGGCAATGAGCATTGCCATCTTAGGGAGTTATGTCAACCATATTTATCTTTTACATGTAAAAGAGATTGAGGCAGAGCCATCGCTTTTAAAAGCGCTTCAAAACTCTATTCAATCCGCCCATCAGGCAATAGCCTCACTTCCTAATGTTGCGGCGCATGATCATTTGTTAACCCTTGTCAATCAAGCCTTTATTGATGGCATGTATCACACGATGATTGTAGGATGTCTTCTCTCGATACTAAGTGGTAGTTTAGCGATTTGGCTCTTACCAAACAATGCGCAAGAGCCAAAGCAATAACATCTTACATGTAAAGCATTTTACGGTTGATTTTGGGTGATTCCACCGCCCAAAACACGGTAAAGCGTGACACGGTTTATAAGCTCTTCAAGCCTTACATTAATGAACGCTTTTTGTGAACTGTAAAACGAACGCTGAGAGAGAAGCGCATTTAAGTAGGTATCGACCCCTTTTTGATAGCGTGCGTCATAAATAGCGTAACTGTTTGCATTGGCTTCCACCAAAGCTTTTTGAGCATCGTACTGTTCAAAAATGGTCGCACGGCGTGAAAGCGCACGCTCCACTTCGCTAAACGCCGTTTGTATGGTGGCTTCATAGGTGGCTAGATACAGCGCTTTTTTGGCTTTGGCATAGTCCAAATTCGCATCCCTCTCGCCCATATCAAAAATGGGGAGCGTCACAGTGGGAGCAAACGACCAAATTTTAGACGTGCCTCCATCAAAAAGCCCTGTTAAGCTGTTCGTCCCAACACCACCTTTGGTTGTAAGCGTAATAGAAGGAAAATACGCCGCTCGTGCCACCCCAATGTTAGCATTGGCTGATTTAAGATTGTGTTCAGCACTCAACACATCAGGACGATTCAGTAAAATCTCTGAAGAAAGCCCCACAGGCACATCTAAAAGCCACGCTTGAGCCTCCTCTTCTAAGCCTTTAGGCAGATGAACATCTGCCACTTTTGCGCCCACTAAAAGCTCTAACGCACTTCTATCGTGCGCCACTTGAGTCGTATAATTTGCAACATCTACTCTGGCTTGTTGGTAAATACTCTGTGCGTTGTACAAGGAAACCTTCGTATCTACCCCTAAATCTACCCTTTTTTGCACCACTTCTAAAGAGCGTTTGGCACTCTGTTCTGTCTGTTTAGCAAGGTGTAAAAGCGTGGTATCCGAGGCATAGCTTAACCATGCATTGATGGTTTCTGCAATGAGTGCAATACGTACGGTTTTTTCTGCCTCCTCTACCCCTTTGTAACTTTCAAGAGACGCCTCACTTTGGCTTTTTACTTTACCAAAAAAGTCCAACTCATAACTGCTTAACCCAACCGTAGCCGTAGAACTTTCTGAGATAGCAGTACTCTCTCCTGAGATAGAACGTGCTTTTGAACCCGTGGCAGAAGCATCAATACTGGGAAACTGTGCACTTCGAGTCACACGATACGTCGCACGTGCCATCTCAATGTTGGCTACTGCTTTTTTAAGATCACGACTCTGCTCTAGGGCTTGTGCAACCACCGCTTGCAAGGAAGGCTCTTGAATAAACGCTTCCCAGCTTAAATCCTGAGGATTGCTTTTTTGCACCGAAGTATTCACATCAAAAGTTGATGGAATGGGCGCAGTGGGACGCACATACTCTGGCGCCATACTCATACATCCCACAAACAAAAAGGGGATTAAAACCAGACTGTATTTTTGCATTTTACACCTCCCCTATCATGGTCGCATGATGGCTACGCTTTGGAAAAAGACCACGCACCAAAACGAAAAAGAGTGGTACCAGAAAAATGGCTAAAAAGGTTGCACTCAGCGTCCCACCAATAATTCCTGTTCCAATGGAAATACGACTGTTCGCCCCTGCTCCACTGGAAAGTGCCAAAGGTAAAACCCCTGCAATAAACGCTAAAGAGGTCATCAGAATCGGTCGAAGTCTAAGCTTCGCTCCCTCAATCGCCGCCTCCACCAATCCTTTGCCTTGATTGTATGCCATCTCGGCAAATTCCACAATCAAAATAGCATTTTTAGACGAGAGCCCAATGGTCGTAAGAAGTGCCACTTGAAAATAGACATCGTTGTTCAAATCTCTCAAAGACGCCGCTAAAACAGCGCCAAAAATCCCTAAAGGAATAACCAATAAAACTGAAAAAGGAACCGCCCAACTCTCATACAAAGCAGCCAAACATAAAAAGACCACTAAAATAGAAATGCTATACAACGTCACCGTTTGACCACTGGATAATCGCTCTTGATACGAAAGCCCACTCCACGCAAAACTTGTACCCATAGGCAATGTTTCTTGCAATGCCTCCATCTTATCCATCGCCACACCTGAACTTACCCCTTTGGCAGGTGCTCCTTGAATTTCATACGATGCCAATCCATTGTAACGGGTCAACACTTGCGCACCATAACTCCAATACGTCGTTGCAAATGAAGAGAAAGGCGTCATGACATCATTTTTACTTTTTACATACCATACATCTAAATCCTCAGGCTTAGAACGATAAGGCGCATCCCCTTGCACATAGACTTTTTTAACCCGACCACGATCCACAAAATCATTGACATACTTGCCTGCCCATGCGTAACTGAGTGTATCATCAATAGCAGAGAGAGAAAGCCCTAAAGCAACAGCCTTATCTTCATCAATCTTTACATGTAACTGGGGTGTCTCCCCCAAACTTCCTAAGCGAACAGCCGTAAAAAGGCTCTCTTGACGTACCTTATCTAAAAAAGTCTCTTGAAGATTTTTCAATGTTTCCCTATTCGTATCCGCAAGCGCTTGAAGCTGAAAATTAAAGCCATTGCTCTGACCTAAACCTCTAATAGCAGGTGGATTGAGTGAGAAAATAGAAGCATCCCGTACCTGTGATAAATTTTTTGTTGCACGAGAGGCGATGGTATCGGAGCGATTTTCTACCCCTTTACGCACATTCCAATCATTTAATGCAACAAACGCCATACCTGCATTTTGTCCATTACCACTGTAATTAAAGCCTGAAATGGTAAAAATAGCTTCGGTATTATTGCTCTCTTTGTTTAAAAAATAATGCTCTACTTGATTAGCAACCGCATTGGTACGCTTAAAGGATGCTCCCTCAGGTAAATTCATTTGCACCATGATATTGCCCTGATCTTCCTCAGGTAAAAAGCCTGTCGGTAGCCGTAAAATAAGCAGTGCCATCACAGCAGTAATCATTCCATACACAACAATCCATCGTAACGGTTTTGCAATCACCGATGAAACATTGCGTGTATAACGGGCAATAAAGGCATCAAACGTGCGGTTAAACCATCCAAAAAAACCATGAGGATGAGTCTCTTGATGCGGTTGTAAAAAAGAGGCACACAAGGCAGGGGTTAAGGTTAATGCCACAATCACAGAAAGCACCATCGAAGAGACGATGGTAATGGAAAATTGACGGTAGATAACCCCTGTGGAACCACTAAAAAATGCCATCGGTAAAAAGACGGCTGAGAGAACCGTTGCAATACCCACCAATGCGCTCGTAATCTCCCGCATTGATTTTTCAGTCGCTTCCATTGCAGAGAGTTTCTCTTCACGCATAATACGCTCAACATTTTCCACCACAACAATCGCATCATCCACCAAAAGACCAATGGAAAGTACCATCGCAAACATGGTAAGCGTATTGATCGAGTAACCAAATACTTCCAAAACACCAAAGGTACCCAAGAGGACAACAGGAACGGCAATCGCAGGAATGAGTGTTGCTCGCCAATTTTGTAAAAAAACAAACATCACCACAACAACGAGTAAAATTGCTTCAAAAAGAGTTTTAACCACCTCTTCAATGGAAACTCGAATAAACTTTGTACTATCCCGTGGATAGGCGACATCAAATCCTTCAGGCATACTTGCTCGCATCTTTTCAACCGTATTTTTAACACGATTGGCTGTAGAGAGGGCATTGGCTCCTGGTGCTAAAACAATGGCTAAACCTGAAGCAGGGTAACCATTGAGTTTTGTCATGGTCGTATAACTCTCACTGCCTAATTCAACCCGTGCCACATCACGCAATCGAACAATTGCCCCACTACTATCGCTTTTGACAATAATATTTTCAAACTGTTCTGGCGTTTGATATTGAGATTTGGCAGTGACCGTCGCATTGAGTTGTTGTTCATCATTGCTAGGAGATGCACCGATACTTCCTGCTGATACTTGCACATTTTGATCTGTAATGGCACTGCTTATATCTGAGGGCATTAAGTTATACGAGGCAAGTTTATAGGGATCAACCCATATACGCATGGCATACTGTGCACCAAACACCTGAACCGTTCCAACACCCTCAAGTCTTGCGATAGGGTCTTGTAAGGTACTCAGCAAATAATCTGCTACATCCACAGATGTTCGTGTATTGCTTCTATCGTATAAAGAGAGAATCATCAAAAAATCACTTTGTGCCTTACTGACACGCACCCCTTCATTTTGAACCGATTTTGGAAGACGTGTGGTAATTTGTGCCACTTTATTTTGCACTTGTACTTGTGCGGTGTCGGCGTCTGTTCCTTTTTCAAAGGTAACACTCATGCGAGCACTGCCAGCAGAACTGCTACTAGAAGAAAAATATAAAAGACCATCTAATCCTGTGAGCTGTTGCTCAATAATCTGCACCACACTGTTTTCCACCGTTTCAGCAGAAGCCCCTTTATAGGTAGCATCAATACGAATGGTAGGCGGAGCAATATCAGGGTATTGCTCCACAGGTAAGTTTAAAATCGAACCAATACCTGTGAGCATAATAACAAGAGAGATAACCCATGCAAAAATGGGTCGATGAATAAAAAAGTGAGCGATCATTGCGCTTTACCTAAACTTTGCGTGACATCCACCACGATGACACTATCACCTTTTTTCACCTTATTGATTCCCTCAACCACCAAACGATCTCCAGCACTAAGCCCCTCACGAATCAACCATTTATCTTCAATGGCACGTTCTGTCCTAATTTTACGTACTTCTATTTTATTCTCAGCGCTCAGCACCATTGCGGTTGCATTACCCTTTGGATCACGAGAAATACCTTGCTGTGGCGCTAAGAGGGCTTGGGTCAAAATGGCTTCATCCATCATTGCACGAACATACATCCCAGGAAGCAAAAGTCCTTTTGGGTTTGGGAAAATCGCCCGAAGTGTCACAGAGCCTGTGCTTTCATCCACCGCTACTTCTTGAAATTGTAACTCACCTTTATGGGCATATATGCTACCATCTTCCAATTTCAACGAAAGATGTACACTGCCTTTTTCAACACCTTTTTGTTCCAATAAAGCACGAAGTTTTAAAAGTTGTGTGCTCGATTGTGTCATATCCACATACATAGGATCAAGCGCTCTTATCGTTGCCAAAGCGGACGTTTGATTGGTGGTAACCAAAGCGCCCTCTGTTACACTTGAAATACCAATACGCCCACTAATAGGAGCTTTGATTTTGGTATACGCTACATTAATACGTGCACTCTCTAGGGCTGCTTTTTTCACATCCACCGTTGAGAGCGCTTGCAAATACGCACTTTTAGCATCCTCCACATCTTGTTTGGAGACACCCTCAATGCTCAGTAACTCTGTATAGCGTTCGTATTTAAGACGACTTGCTTCGACACTGGCTTGCGCATTTGCAAGGCTTGCTTTTGCCTCTTCGTATGCGGCTTGATAACTTGCATCATCAATTGTGTATAAGATGGAACCTTGTTTTACCAAATCGCCTTCTTTAAAAAGCCTTTCTTTAATGATGCCTCCAACTTGTGGGCGAATCTCTGCACTCATTGAAGCTTTGGTACGACCTGCCATCTCTTGTGTCAGGGTTAAACTCTGAGTGCTCAGTGTATAAGCACCCACCGTTTTTAGTGTCACATTGTTTGGTGGAGGTGTTTGTTCGCAGCCAAAAAAGAGAAATGGCAGTAGAAGAAAAAGAGGCTTTAGGGTTTGAAAAACCATGGTCATTCCTTAGAAAATATGTGTGACATTCTAACGCACTTTAGTTAACAAAACCTTACCTAAAAATCTCAAAAGCGTGCTAAAATATCCCTAAACAATTCAAAAGGTAGCGACCGTGATTTTAGA harbors:
- a CDS encoding efflux RND transporter permease subunit gives rise to the protein MIAHFFIHRPIFAWVISLVIMLTGIGSILNLPVEQYPDIAPPTIRIDATYKGASAETVENSVVQIIEQQLTGLDGLLYFSSSSSSAGSARMSVTFEKGTDADTAQVQVQNKVAQITTRLPKSVQNEGVRVSKAQSDFLMILSLYDRSNTRTSVDVADYLLSTLQDPIARLEGVGTVQVFGAQYAMRIWVDPYKLASYNLMPSDISSAITDQNVQVSAGSIGASPSNDEQQLNATVTAKSQYQTPEQFENIIVKSDSSGAIVRLRDVARVELGSESYTTMTKLNGYPASGLAIVLAPGANALSTANRVKNTVEKMRASMPEGFDVAYPRDSTKFIRVSIEEVVKTLFEAILLVVVVMFVFLQNWRATLIPAIAVPVVLLGTFGVLEVFGYSINTLTMFAMVLSIGLLVDDAIVVVENVERIMREEKLSAMEATEKSMREITSALVGIATVLSAVFLPMAFFSGSTGVIYRQFSITIVSSMVLSVIVALTLTPALCASFLQPHQETHPHGFFGWFNRTFDAFIARYTRNVSSVIAKPLRWIVVYGMITAVMALLILRLPTGFLPEEDQGNIMVQMNLPEGASFKRTNAVANQVEHYFLNKESNNTEAIFTISGFNYSGNGQNAGMAFVALNDWNVRKGVENRSDTIASRATKNLSQVRDASIFSLNPPAIRGLGQSNGFNFQLQALADTNRETLKNLQETFLDKVRQESLFTAVRLGSLGETPQLHVKIDEDKAVALGLSLSAIDDTLSYAWAGKYVNDFVDRGRVKKVYVQGDAPYRSKPEDLDVWYVKSKNDVMTPFSSFATTYWSYGAQVLTRYNGLASYEIQGAPAKGVSSGVAMDKMEALQETLPMGTSFAWSGLSYQERLSSGQTVTLYSISILVVFLCLAALYESWAVPFSVLLVIPLGIFGAVLAASLRDLNNDVYFQVALLTTIGLSSKNAILIVEFAEMAYNQGKGLVEAAIEGAKLRLRPILMTSLAFIAGVLPLALSSGAGANSRISIGTGIIGGTLSATFLAIFLVPLFFVLVRGLFPKRSHHATMIGEV
- a CDS encoding efflux transporter outer membrane subunit, with the translated sequence MQKYSLVLIPFLFVGCMSMAPEYVRPTAPIPSTFDVNTSVQKSNPQDLSWEAFIQEPSLQAVVAQALEQSRDLKKAVANIEMARATYRVTRSAQFPSIDASATGSKARSISGESTAISESSTATVGLSSYELDFFGKVKSQSEASLESYKGVEEAEKTVRIALIAETINAWLSYASDTTLLHLAKQTEQSAKRSLEVVQKRVDLGVDTKVSLYNAQSIYQQARVDVANYTTQVAHDRSALELLVGAKVADVHLPKGLEEEAQAWLLDVPVGLSSEILLNRPDVLSAEHNLKSANANIGVARAAYFPSITLTTKGGVGTNSLTGLFDGGTSKIWSFAPTVTLPIFDMGERDANLDYAKAKKALYLATYEATIQTAFSEVERALSRRATIFEQYDAQKALVEANANSYAIYDARYQKGVDTYLNALLSQRSFYSSQKAFINVRLEELINRVTLYRVLGGGITQNQP
- a CDS encoding MFS transporter translates to MPYSYEKRWAGLGALCLAMSIITLDNTVLDVALPSISNDLSASMSELQWIVDIYILFFASILITIGALGDQFGRKRFLKIGIVLFSLASLGAGLSTSTAELILFRSLSGFGAAFIMPSTLSIITHMFTDSDERMKAIGLWSMIFGLSQGFGPLIGGFIIEYTSWHWVFFINLPIGLIAFVYASWVLPESHNKNAKADLVGMLLCVIFLFALTYGIIEAGVKSLSDATVQISLIIGLTVCALFIFWERRCSHAMIPFELFKKRTFTIPSFAIALIVFGMVGSMFFFSQLFQTVQGYSALQAGLLLMPMTLGVAIGSKISPNALKAYGMPLSIGGGIIISALGMVLFVFTITIHMPLWAILVGFLIQGFGMGLSMPPSTHSIMSSIPKEKAGVGSALNDTTIELSAAMSIAILGSYVNHIYLLHVKEIEAEPSLLKALQNSIQSAHQAIASLPNVAAHDHLLTLVNQAFIDGMYHTMIVGCLLSILSGSLAIWLLPNNAQEPKQ
- a CDS encoding efflux RND transporter periplasmic adaptor subunit; the protein is MVFQTLKPLFLLLPFLFFGCEQTPPPNNVTLKTVGAYTLSTQSLTLTQEMAGRTKASMSAEIRPQVGGIIKERLFKEGDLVKQGSILYTIDDASYQAAYEEAKASLANAQASVEASRLKYERYTELLSIEGVSKQDVEDAKSAYLQALSTVDVKKAALESARINVAYTKIKAPISGRIGISSVTEGALVTTNQTSALATIRALDPMYVDMTQSSTQLLKLRALLEQKGVEKGSVHLSLKLEDGSIYAHKGELQFQEVAVDESTGSVTLRAIFPNPKGLLLPGMYVRAMMDEAILTQALLAPQQGISRDPKGNATAMVLSAENKIEVRKIRTERAIEDKWLIREGLSAGDRLVVEGINKVKKGDSVIVVDVTQSLGKAQ